One Candidatus Dormiibacterota bacterium genomic window, CGATCGCCAAGAAGGTCGCGACCTGAGTTCCCGGTAACTGGAACCAGTGGATGCGAACTTGCGGGAGATCAACAACCGCGTAGAGATTGGAGCCACTCGGGACAATGACGTGCTGGGCGTCAATCAGCACGAGCCCGTACTGGGTCTTTCCAAACGAACAGGCCGTCACCGGCTGGGCGATGTCCGCATAGTCGCGGAGGACGGTCGTCCCGCCGTGCAGCTGGACAATGGCGACGGAGTCGGAGACACCGATCGACCGGCTGCAGGTAATCCCCAGACCGACGGCCGGCGGCTGGGCCGGAGGTAGCAGGTCGAATACGGCCGTAGTGCTTGATACGCTCGGAACTGGCATGGCGGAGCCGCTCGTCCGGGGCGGACTCGTACTCGCTGGGGGTCCGCCACAGGCGGTCAGGCTCAACACCACTAGGAGGGCCACAAAGCGGGTCACTGGATGTAGGTGCAACGGGGCTTGCCCGGCGGGAGTTACTGGCCGACCGCGTTGACCGAAGGCTTTGCCTGATCGAATTTGTTTCATTCTCATGAGGCGCAGATAGACTAGCCCTATATGGCGCTCAGGCCCGACCAGAAGCCACCCGCGCAGACCCCGAAAAGCCCCCGTCCGACGGGATCCTGGCTTCGTCTTGCCCTCCTCGGCGGTCTCGGCCTGTACTTCGTGATCCTGCTGTCCCCCGTGCTCAGCCGCCTCGGCGGGCCGGCCCGGGTCGACCTCAGCTACTCGCAGCTGATCGCGGAGATCGATAGCGGCAAGGTGGCCGACATCACGATCCAGGGCCAGAGCGCGCAGGGTGACCTGAAGGAGACCTTCACCAACAACGGGGTCACCAACACCCAGTTCACGGCGACCCTGCCGGACAACGTCGCCTTGCCCGACTCGTCCTTCTTCGCAGCTCTAAAGAGCAACGGCGTCGCGACCACGCTCAAGCCCGATACGGGCGGCCTCGGCAGCACGCTGCTGTATTTCCTGCCGTTCATCGCCCTGATCGCGATCTGGATCTGGTTCATGCGACGGAGCGGTCAAGCGGCGCAGGGCATTTTCAGCTTTGGCCGCAGCCGCGCCCGCCTCCAGGATCCGGCCACCCCCAAGACGACGTTCCACGACGTGGCTGGGGTGGAGCAGGCGCAGTTCGAGTTGCAAGAGATGGTTGATTTCTTGCGCGACCCGCAGAAGTTCCAAAAGCTCGGCGGCCGCATGCCCAAGGGCGTCTTGCTGATCGGCCCGCCGGGGACCGGGAAGACGCTGCTCGCGCGTGCCATCGCCGGTGAGGCGGGCGTGCCCTTCTTCAGCATCTCGGCCTCGGAGTTCGTCGAGATGTTCGTCGGCGTCGGCGCGTCCCGCGTCCGCAGCCTCTTCGAAGACGCCAAGAAGCACTCGCCCTCGGTGATCTTCGTCGACGAGCTCGATGCCGTCGGTCGCCAGCGCGGCGCCGGCCTCGGCGGCGGCAACGACGAGCGGGAGCAGACGCTGAACCAGTTACTGGTCGAAATGGACGGCTTCGACCAGCGCGAAGCGGTCGTCGTCGTCGCTGCCTCGAACCGCGCCGACGTTCTCGATCCGGCCCTGCTTCGGCCCGGCCGGTTTGACCGGCGCGTGGTTGTCGACCGGCCCGATCGTCGCGGCCGCGCCGCCATCTTGAAAGTGCACACGCGCAGCGTGCCCCTGGCCTCGGACGTCGACCTGGAGATCATCGCCCGCTCGACACCAGGCCTGGTCGGAGCCGACCTCGCCAACCTTGTCAACGAGGCGGCGCTGCACGCGTCGCGCACCAGCAAGACGAGCGTCGCCATGGAAGACTTCGAAGAGTCATTCGATCGCGTGGTCCTCGGGTCGGAGCGAAAGATTTATCTGAGCGAGGCGGAGCGTCGCGTGATTGCGTACCACGAGTCGGGCCACGCCCTGGTCGCCTGGTATCAGCCCCAGTCAGATCCGGTCCACAAGATCACGATCGTCCCGCGCGGCATGGCGCTCGGCGTCACCCAATCGATCCCGACGGACGATCGGCACAACCTGTCCGAGGAGTATCTCGAGGCACGCATTGCGATGGCCCTGGGCGGACGCGCCGCCGAACAGCTGGGACTCGGATCGATCACGACCGGCGCGCAGAACGACCTGGAGACAGCTACCGAACTGGCGCGGCACATGGTCATCAGCTGGGGCATGAGCAAGAAGATGGGGCTGTTTTCATTCGACGATTCGCCGCAGGCCGTGTTCCTCGGCCGCGAGCTGGCCGGCAGCCCGCACATCAGTCAGCGGACGGCGGGGATCATCGACGAGGAAGTGACCCGTCTGCTCCAAGAGGGCTACGACGCGGCGGAGACCATCCTGACCGCAAACCGGGCCAAGCTGGACACGCTGGCCGCGGCCCTCATGCAAGAGGAAGTCCTCGACGAAGACCAGATCGCGCGGCTGATCGGGCCGCGCGCCCTCGAAGGGGGCATTGCGTCGCCCAAGGCCTGGAAAGCTGCCGTCAACGACGCCGGCGAGCAGGTCTGAGGCCATGGCGCAAAAGATCGCTGACCCTCCCGCACAAGACGCGCCGCCGCCAGACAAATCGCTGCGGCGGCTCCCGCTCGTGCCCCTGCGCGACGACGTCGTCTTTCCCAAGCTGATCGTGCCCCTTTCCGTGGGCCGCCGGACGTCGATTGCGGCGATCACGGCCGCGATGGACAAGGACAAGCAGGTGCTGCTGGTCGCGCAGAAGGACCCACAGGTCGACGACACGGTCGAGCAAGACCTGTACCCCATCGGCACGATTGCGGAAATCAACGGCATGCGACAGACGCCTGCCGGTGTCCAGATGCTGGTCGCCGGCGCCCAGCGGGCGCGCATCGTCCGCTACGTGCAGTTCAAGCCGTTCATCGAAGTCGAGATCGAAGTCCTGGTCGACCAGGTGGGTGAGGGCCTCGAGATGGAGGCCCACATGCGTTCCGTCAAGAGTCTCTACGAGAAGTACGTTGAGTCTGGCGCGGGGGTCGCCCCCGAGGTGGCAGCCACGGTGTCGAAAACGGATGATCCCGTTTATCTCGCCGACCTGGTGTCGGCGGCCCCGGACCAGACGCTCGAGCAAAAGCAGCACATGCTGGAGACGCCCAACGTGCTCGAGCGGCTGAGACTTCTGGCGTTGTTTCTCAGCAAGCAGGTCGAGATCCTCGAGCTCAAAGCGAAGATCCAAAACGAAGTCCAGAGCACGATCGGCAAGCTCCAGCGGGATCAGATCCTGCGCGAGCAACTCAAGGCCATTCGCAAAGAGCTCGGCGAAGACGAAGAGGGCGCCGAGCTGCATGGCCTGCGCGAAAAGATCGAGGCCGCCGGGATGCCGGACGCCGTGAAGGAGCGCGGCCTCAAGGAGATCGACCGGATGCAGAGCATTCCGGCGGCCTCCCCCGAGGTCGGCATTATTCGAACGTACGTCGACTGGCTGATCGCCCTGCCCTGGGGGCCACCGCCTGGCGAGACGTGGGATATCAAGGTGGCCGCGAAAGTCCTCGACGAGGATCACTATGGCGTCGAAAAAATCAAAGAACGGATCCTGGAATACATGGCGGTCCGCCAGCGCTCGCAGAGCCTGCGGTCGCCGATCCTCTGTTTTGTCGGCCCGCCTGGCGTTGGCAAGACCAGCCTGGGTAAGTCGATTGCCCGGGCCCTCGGCCGCAAGTTCGTGAGGCTCTCGCTTGGCGGCATCCACGATGAAGCCGAGATCCGCGGCCATCGGCGAACCTACATCGGCGCCATGCCAGGGCGGATTCTGCAACAGATGAAAGTCGCCGGCGCGCGCAACCCGGTGTTCATGCTGGATGAAGTCGATAAGGTCGGCGCCGACTGGCGCGGCGATCCCTCGTCAGCGCTGCTCGAAGTGCTCGATCCCGAACAAAACAAAGACTTCTCGGATCACTATCTCGAAGTCCCCTATGACCTGTCCCAGGTGCTGTTCATCACGACGGCCAACGTCGTCGACACGATCATCGCCCCGCTTCGTGACCGCATGGAGATCATCCGGCTTCCCGGGTACACGGAAGACGAAAAGATGCATATCGCCCAGCAGTTCCTCGTGCCGCGCCAGCTGCGCGAGCACGGCCTGACGGACGAGAACCTGGAAGTGCCCGAGCCGACCCTGCGCTTATTGATTCGCGAGTACACGCACGAAGCCGGGGTACGGAACCTGGACCGCGAGATCGCCAACATCGCCCGTAAGATTCCTCGTCGCATCGCCGAGGGCCAAACCGAAAAAGTCCTCGTCGAGCCGGGTGACGTGATGGGCTACCTGGGGCCGCCGCGCTTCGAGTTCGGCGTCGCCGAGCTGGAAGATCAGGTCGGTGCCGTCACCGGTGTGGCCGTCAACGAATATGGTGGAGATGTCATGACGGTCGAGGCGATCTTGATGCAAGGGCGTGGTGAGTTCGCACTGACGGGGCAGATCGGCAAGGTCATGGAGGAGTCGGCGCGTGCTGCCGTCAGCTACGCGCGGTCGCACGCGCTCGAGCTTGGGTTGAAGCCCGGCTTCTTCGAGGATCATTTCTTCCACATCCATGTGCCGGCCGGCGCCATCCCCAAGGATGGTCCCTCGGCGGGCATCACGATGGCGACGGCCGTTGTGTCGGCGCTCACCGGCCGGCCCGTCCGCCGCGAGGTGGCGATGACCGGCGAGATCACGCTACGCGGCAAAGTGCTGCCCATCGGCGGGCTCAAAGAGAAGCTGCTGGCCGCGCATCGGGCCGGCATCAAGATCTTCATCCTGCCTGAGAAAAATCGCAAAGACCTCCACGAAGTGCCCGAAGAAGTCAAGAACTCGATGGAGCTCGTTTTGGTCAAGCACGTCGACGAGGTGCTGGACAAGGCGCTGCTGCCGGCAGCCACGCGGCCGCCGACACCCGGCCTTGGGTTCCGGCGACCGCTCGCCGACTCCCAGCCTGGCACGGTCAACTAGCTTGCTGGGCCGCTGGCCCTGGTTGGTGATGTTGTTACTGCTGGCCGGATGCAGCCTGCAGCCCGACGTCTCGCAGGCGGCGCCCAACGGCCGGGTGGGCGCGGCGGCACCGAGCCTTTCCGGCCAGGCGCTGGATGGAACGGCGCTGACTGTCGACTTCAAGGCGTCGAGCACGGTTCTGGTGTTCTGGGCCGCCTGGTGCGGGCCCTGTCGGAAGGAGCAGCCGGGGTTGAACACGCTGGCCGCGCGATACGCCGGCCAGGGCATCAAGTTCTACGGCGTCGACATGCTGGACCACGACCGGGCGCTCGCCCGCGCCTTTGTTGCCGAATTCAACGTCCCGTATCCCAGCCTCTATGACGACTCTGGGAGCCTGACGGCGGCATACGAAGTTGACTCGCCGCCGTCGTTCGTGCTGGTTGACCGTGGTGGCATCGTCGTCGCTCGCTATCCGGGGGAGGCCTCGCAGGCGCAGCTGGCGAACTTAATCGATCAGAAGCTGGCTACTTCGTCCGGCGCTGCCACCGCGTCGCCTTGAGCATCTTCTTGTGCTTGTGTTTGCGCATTTTCTTCCTGCGCTTCTTGATTACCGAGCCCAATCGGCCCGCCCAGTGAAAGCTCGCATGTGCCGGAACATTGTAAGGGAACTTGGGGTTTAGACTAGTGCAGGGCAGCGAAGCTCAGCAACCATGACTGAAGCCGTAATCGTTGACGCGGTCCGCACGGCCATCGGCCGGCGCAGCGGCAAGCTGAGCCCGGTCCGGCCGGACGATCTGCTGGCGCTTACCCTCCGGGAGCTGGTCACCCGTGCTGGGGTGGACCCAGCGCTGGTGGACGACGTCATCGCCGGCTGCGTGACCCAAACCGGCGAGCAGGGCATGAATATCGCCCGCGCCGCGGCCTTGATCGCGGGTTTCCCGATCGAAGTCCCGGGGACGACGGTGAATCGCTTCTGTGGCTCCGGCCAGCAAGCGGTAAACTTCGCCGCCCAGGGCGTCCTGTCCGGTGCCCAGGACATCGTCATCGGCGCCGGCGTCGAAAACATGTCGCGGGTGCCCATGGGTTCCGACGCGTTCGGCCCAGGCGAGGGCCCGGTGAGCCCCAAGCTCATGGATCTCTACGAGATCATCCCGCAGGGGAATTCCGCCGAAATGATCGCCAAGAAGTGGGGCTTCTCGCGAGAGCAACTCGACGAGTTTGCCCTTCAGAGTCACGTCAAGGCCGGCCAGGCGATCCAGGAAGGCCGGTTCACGCGCGAGATCTTCCCGGTCCAGGTCAGGCAGAACGG contains:
- a CDS encoding AURKAIP1/COX24 domain-containing protein, giving the protein MGSVIKKRRKKMRKHKHKKMLKATRWQRRTK
- a CDS encoding TlpA disulfide reductase family protein, whose product is MLGRWPWLVMLLLLAGCSLQPDVSQAAPNGRVGAAAPSLSGQALDGTALTVDFKASSTVLVFWAAWCGPCRKEQPGLNTLAARYAGQGIKFYGVDMLDHDRALARAFVAEFNVPYPSLYDDSGSLTAAYEVDSPPSFVLVDRGGIVVARYPGEASQAQLANLIDQKLATSSGAATASP
- the lon gene encoding endopeptidase La — encoded protein: MAQKIADPPAQDAPPPDKSLRRLPLVPLRDDVVFPKLIVPLSVGRRTSIAAITAAMDKDKQVLLVAQKDPQVDDTVEQDLYPIGTIAEINGMRQTPAGVQMLVAGAQRARIVRYVQFKPFIEVEIEVLVDQVGEGLEMEAHMRSVKSLYEKYVESGAGVAPEVAATVSKTDDPVYLADLVSAAPDQTLEQKQHMLETPNVLERLRLLALFLSKQVEILELKAKIQNEVQSTIGKLQRDQILREQLKAIRKELGEDEEGAELHGLREKIEAAGMPDAVKERGLKEIDRMQSIPAASPEVGIIRTYVDWLIALPWGPPPGETWDIKVAAKVLDEDHYGVEKIKERILEYMAVRQRSQSLRSPILCFVGPPGVGKTSLGKSIARALGRKFVRLSLGGIHDEAEIRGHRRTYIGAMPGRILQQMKVAGARNPVFMLDEVDKVGADWRGDPSSALLEVLDPEQNKDFSDHYLEVPYDLSQVLFITTANVVDTIIAPLRDRMEIIRLPGYTEDEKMHIAQQFLVPRQLREHGLTDENLEVPEPTLRLLIREYTHEAGVRNLDREIANIARKIPRRIAEGQTEKVLVEPGDVMGYLGPPRFEFGVAELEDQVGAVTGVAVNEYGGDVMTVEAILMQGRGEFALTGQIGKVMEESARAAVSYARSHALELGLKPGFFEDHFFHIHVPAGAIPKDGPSAGITMATAVVSALTGRPVRREVAMTGEITLRGKVLPIGGLKEKLLAAHRAGIKIFILPEKNRKDLHEVPEEVKNSMELVLVKHVDEVLDKALLPAATRPPTPGLGFRRPLADSQPGTVN
- the ftsH gene encoding ATP-dependent zinc metalloprotease FtsH, producing MALRPDQKPPAQTPKSPRPTGSWLRLALLGGLGLYFVILLSPVLSRLGGPARVDLSYSQLIAEIDSGKVADITIQGQSAQGDLKETFTNNGVTNTQFTATLPDNVALPDSSFFAALKSNGVATTLKPDTGGLGSTLLYFLPFIALIAIWIWFMRRSGQAAQGIFSFGRSRARLQDPATPKTTFHDVAGVEQAQFELQEMVDFLRDPQKFQKLGGRMPKGVLLIGPPGTGKTLLARAIAGEAGVPFFSISASEFVEMFVGVGASRVRSLFEDAKKHSPSVIFVDELDAVGRQRGAGLGGGNDEREQTLNQLLVEMDGFDQREAVVVVAASNRADVLDPALLRPGRFDRRVVVDRPDRRGRAAILKVHTRSVPLASDVDLEIIARSTPGLVGADLANLVNEAALHASRTSKTSVAMEDFEESFDRVVLGSERKIYLSEAERRVIAYHESGHALVAWYQPQSDPVHKITIVPRGMALGVTQSIPTDDRHNLSEEYLEARIAMALGGRAAEQLGLGSITTGAQNDLETATELARHMVISWGMSKKMGLFSFDDSPQAVFLGRELAGSPHISQRTAGIIDEEVTRLLQEGYDAAETILTANRAKLDTLAAALMQEEVLDEDQIARLIGPRALEGGIASPKAWKAAVNDAGEQV
- a CDS encoding thiolase family protein — encoded protein: MTEAVIVDAVRTAIGRRSGKLSPVRPDDLLALTLRELVTRAGVDPALVDDVIAGCVTQTGEQGMNIARAAALIAGFPIEVPGTTVNRFCGSGQQAVNFAAQGVLSGAQDIVIGAGVENMSRVPMGSDAFGPGEGPVSPKLMDLYEIIPQGNSAEMIAKKWGFSREQLDEFALQSHVKAGQAIQEGRFTREIFPVQVRQNGSSYEFAVDEGVRIPPSREKMAQLKPSFQEDGVVTAGNSSQISDGAAAVLIMTREKAKELGLKPRARIVAQAIVGSEPTIMLTGPIPATQKVLKKAGLQLKDIDLFEVNEAFAPVVLAWQHETGADMEKVNYNGGAIALGHPLGASGARLITTLLHELERQDARYGLSTMCIGYGMGIATVVERL